The following DNA comes from Miscanthus floridulus cultivar M001 chromosome 5, ASM1932011v1, whole genome shotgun sequence.
tttaaaaaaaaacatggcATCTGGCAACGGCATGTTGAGAAAAAATTTTAGAATAAAGATGCTGAAGTGAAACCTGACTAGATTAATTGTAAATCGTGAAACCAGGACTTATCTGATGGCAAACAATCAATTATACCACACAAATTAAATGAATCATCTAAAGGTTATAAATTgaccattttgtgaacttgtacTCCTATAACTAAAAGATTTTCATTGAAATGTAACACCTAACCAAAAGGCGCAATGTAACATACCTATTTCCTAACTAGTAGAAGTGTAGAACTAGTTACAGTTACAAAAAGGGTATGTTATGGGGGGTGGTCCAGCAAACCTTTGTTTCAAGGAGAACAGATATCGATCATGACATTCTTGATGCACGGCATGTCCACAAGAAGATATATGGATGCCATCACAATCAACAGGACCAAATCTGTTTCTTGTAGTTACAGAGGCAGAAGATTTTGAGGCTACATCATACAGAGAAGAATGGCGGTGTTTTGCTGAAAGGCAACTAACATATGTTCCCAGCACTGAACGCTTGGGCCTTCTAGTTCTCTTGGTATCAACTGTGATGTTTGAAGTATTTGATGGCAACATTTGGTCACTATCCTGAATATGTGCATTGCTGGATCCAAATAGATCATTTAAAATAGAACTGTAAATGTCAGCCTCAATTGCCTCAAGCGAGACATTTTCATCTGCATTGCTGTTGCTATGCCCAGTTGGGAAAGATGATATATATCTAATCAGTGGATGTTGCTCATTAGAAAAATCAAGAAATGCATCAACTTCCATGTTGTCTATATCAAATGTTGGCTCTACTGTTGTATCATTGACAAGTTCCTCAGAAGTTGAAGAACCAGAGACTGAGGAATCGGTTGAGTCTTCCCTTTTGACTGATACAGTCTTGTTTACTTGAGCTGGATTTTCCCAGGATGGATTACCCATCTCAACAAAGGTTGCAAGCCGAGATTTCTAAATTATAGAACACACATGAAAGATTATTCTATGGTACTTTACATATATATCAGCataacaaaaagaaaaataagtagAATTAACATGTGTTTTAAATATAGGTCAGAAAACATCATATCATACACCAAAATACTGCAGAAAGAACAATCACTACTTTAAGAACCTATGAGGCATCACAAGATAAGCAAGATGTTGTCAAGTCAACAGTGATTACCTGAAGAAGGATTAAGTAGCAGAGAGGGCTTTTGGAATCTGAGTCCCGGCACAGAGAGCAAACTGGTAGTGACTCCTCAGACACAACTCCAGTTGAACTGGACACATCTGTCTCCAACATAGTCACGTCATGCCCCTCGTTTTCTGATGACTTCATACTTTCAGCAAACTTGGACTGCTCTGCCCTCATTTTCGCCTGAATAAATATGGTACAACAGAACAAAATTGTGCTTAGTGTAAGTTAAGAGAGGCCAAAAGTCAACAAGTTTTTTTTAGGAAAGTCAGCAAGTAGCTTCAGAACCTAAGAATGAGCCAAGTGCAGAGTTTAGGCATTAGATGGCTGAAAAACCAAATAAACATCTAACTAGGGAAACCACAGAACTAGAACCTTGTAAATTAAAATAAAGTGATAATGTTATGTATTTTTCGTAAGCCCATCTACAAAGATCTCACAATTAACTAAGGCTAGAATTTGAGACAAGTCAAAAGGATAATTAAAGTATTATACTATGTGAATTTTGCAAATAAAGATCTTACCATAATTGCAGCTTGGTGTTGGCGTGCTTTTGCTTTCTTTTCCATGAAATCTGAAGAAGATCCTAGGCTTTCTTTGGTACTGGTATGATCAGGTGTAGAAGGCACTATATGCGGTGCCATTTGTCTCAATGTAACCATGCACTCCTTACTTAACTTGGCAAACTTCTTTAATAAGATTTCAATGAGAGATGGGATATTACAGTACTTGGATCCAGAAAAGGTGGCATCATTCTCTTCTTTGTATTTGTGCATTAACGAGACAAGCAGAGTTAACATGCTTTCTTTCTTTACTTTGTCAGACACTGGGGAAACTAGTTCAGTGGAGTAAGTCAAGATGGGGAAAGCCTCTTCTGCAGATGACAGAACCACCCATGATTCATCATCATGCTGCACCACGTCCATGCCATACTGACCAGCATGTATCTGTCTTTCAGTTTCACATATATCGAGTGCCAACCAAAGCAGATGCAAACCCGTCACAAGAACATTATCAGGGGCACGTGATGCCGATGATGCATCACTGTAAACAGCATAAAAAAGAACGGCACGGACAATCTGAAGGACAGCCTTCGAGGTTGCAATGTTAGAAATACTTCTGAGGGGGTTAAAAACATGAGTCCACCGAGGTAGCTGAGCATTAAGGGCAGAAATTTTGCAGAAACGGTAATATCTCTCCTCGGCAATTTGCAATTCCCTAGAATTCCAGCGGGGGTGATACAAGTCTAATTCCTTCCAGCATGATTTGCGAAGTACATACTTACCCTGTGATAATGTTTTATGTTAATCCTCCATTTTTGGATTATTTTCAGAAACATGTTATAGAAATTGAAGGACAGTACCTGCTTCATGCCAGATGGATTAGAATAAGCTGCCAGCGAATCCAAAACATTTTGAAGTTGGTCACTTGACGCAAGATCGAGAGGAAGATACTTAACAATTTGGCTATGAGTGGCGTCTCCAATAGCTAACTTATAAATCAGTTCTCTCCTCAAGTTGTCTGCTGTGGAAAGCCCACAAAAACGACGTTCTTTAACCAATTGTATAAGAAAAGTCAGCATTTCTTGCATTAGAACTGACTCGAACCTGAAAACAAGATATTATCAGAACATAAATGTGGCATAACATAAATCTTCAGTTTTAAGAAAATGTAAGTAAATGATTAGTCTATGGACTAAGACAAAAAAGCAAGCAAGGACACTGTTTCCTTAGACCTTGTTATGATGTCATGAATTACGGAGACCAAATTGAATAACAAAGACCTCGTCAACACCTTAGAtaattttgaatttgaatacaACTAAATGCTATCTCCATTCTTTCATGGATAAAGATTTTTTTTAGGGGCCAGTTAGTTTTCCAGCAAGCTAGCCTCACCTAGCGTGGCTGGGCAAGCCAAACCTCACCAGCCCGAGGTAAGCTTGCCAACATGGAACCCAAGGTAAAGCTTGCTGAGAATCCAAACGCCTTGCTTGTTCCAAGTTCTAGCTCAGCAAGATAACACAGTGCCTGGCAAAGATATGTTTTTGACTAATAGTTTCCCTAACATAATGCTAATTGATACTAATAAAGTTATACTTTTTGTTAACACAATATTCATGTAGCATAGCATACCGTGATGATCTTAAACGACTAACTAATTTTAGTAAGTTTGATGGCACAGATTCCAGGACTTCATACAAAAAGGAAAGGGAGTGACTGCCATCAATGGACCTATAATTTTGGGATTTCACGGAAACAAGTGCGGCTCGTTTATAACAGATTGAGTACATGGTATCCTACTTTCCCGCTAACCAGGTTTTGGAGACACTAAAAGTTTCTCGTGTACTCCGTCCTAATTGTTTTAGCCTCACGCACAGAGACCAAGGAGGGCCAGAGAATCGCTAAAATTCATTTAATCGCTGTTGTTTACTTAACTCACCAATGGCTGTTCAGTTTCCCGAAATAACCACGCGCTAACACAGACGAAAGTCTCCTGCTCGACTCCTGGCCCCGCATGCCTCTCTCCCAGACTCCAAATTGCACCGGCCACACGACATCAAAACCGGCCAACGCGTACAGCTCCAATTGCATCTCCCGCACAATTGATCAGTTTTGCAACGGCTCTAAAATCTACCGCGATCGATGAAAATTAAGAAGCCTCGCTCTCGGACTCGTGTCCTGGTGATCGTCTTCTTCGTCGCATGAATCTGGTGCCCAGTTCAATACACGAACGAGCTCATCCTCAGCGACAGCGGTGAATCGCTGGTTATCCATGGCTTGCAGCAGCGCGTTTGCACGGAGGAGCGACACAGCGGCACAGCAGCGCAGTGAAGGGACGCGGCGTCACAACGGCCCGGGAGCACGGCAGCAAGGCGGAGCCTGCAGGCCACGGCTTTGTTGTTGCTCTGCGTCTGTGGATTAGTAGAATGACAAACGGAGCAGACAATGGATCCCTATAAGAGGATAACAGGAGGACGGTGCAGTAATGAACCCGCACCCGCAGTATATACGAGGTGTCGCATGCCCGCGAGACCGAGAAAAGACGGGAGGACCACCTAATATGATGAATACTTTTGAAAGAATCCAATTTGCTCAGACGACATGGACTTTTGAACGGAGGGATTAACAAAAATTTATCCTAGTTTCCTACCAACCAGCTTCTGGAGAAAATAAAACATTCTGAGCATCCCAGCGCCACGTTAAATTTCTTCACGGAGCACATATACTTCAAATTTGAAAATGGAAGCATTGAAGTAAAGACTTCAAACCAAACCATTCTCTGACAACATACCAAGTTGAGTATCAAGTTCCAAAATGGCAGAAACAAATGAAATGGTTGTGATTGTTCCTTTTTCGTGTTGACAGAAAATCTACTGACAGAAGGAACACTTACTAGCGCCCAAAGACAGAACAAGCAATACATGGCCACAAAAGATGTGAAGATGCAAGGCAGATGGAATGAATTGTGGTAACTTTTGTCACCATCATACTTTacttagtactccctccgtccgtaAAATAGTGCATTCTAAAAAATTTAAGACAACTTAAGGGAACACTCAAATGACACATGTATCCATGGATTATTCCAATTAAGGAGTTTCTCCTCAAATTATGGTTTCCTTTTTCACAAATTTTGCCAAATCTATACATAGCCATTAcatagaatgcattatatttcaGTACAAATTTTAGAAGTCACAATGCACTATATTTCAGGACGGAGGAGTCAGTAGTGATGGAAACAGTAAGTGACCACAACAAACCATAAATACTATACATGGAAGGTAATGCCATAAATTGAAGAAAAAATACAAAGCAGAAACAGAAACAGACAAGCAGCTTTCGGCTTACTCGTTTTGCTCTGCAAGTCCCAAATCCGTATAACTGGACAAACCAAATCGCTCTTGAATTGTCCGCACAAAGAACTCTGGAGAAGATAGGGCAGCACAGCATTGAAGCAGAAACAGATCTGACTCCAAACCTTGTTCAATCCTGAAAATGGGGCCAACAAGATAACTTCAGCACTATTATTTGAACATTGAATTGAAATGAAGTCTAATATTTGAACATTGAAACATCAGGTCTGATATTTGAACATTGAATTGACATGAGATCATTATGGAATTACCATTGCACAGAGCGGTACCACTCAGCACTCAGGATAGCTGCATCACCGTTCTTGCGCCACATTCCAGCTCGCACTTGTGCGCAAAATACTCTCACTCTCAGTGGATGCTCCATAACAATTGAAGCAAACCCATAGGGCTCGCAACCTCTAAGTATCTGAGAAAAGAACTCATTGGATTGCACATCTGAATGTCCATCCTCTCCAAAACATTTCTTCATTGCCTTCCGCAATAGTAACGAAAGCATACGGTGCAAAGGGATATGGAAGGATGTTTCTTGTGAACTGACATCAAAGACAACATGAGGCCATTCTCTTGTATTGAGTATTCCTAGTTCCTCGATTCTTGAATCTGGATGAGCATACAAAATGCTACCATCAGTCAGAGTATAAGTAACGGCATCCTCAGGGTGCAACTGTACATCTGTAGTGTTGCTGCTGTCATGCATCTTCCCTTTGCCTGTACTGTTACTAACCGGAGACATCCCTTCTTGGTCAATCTGCATCCGGTTGCCTTGACCTTGAACAGGAGAACTAGATGCCTCATAATAATCTGCAGTACAATCTGTTTGTGATCCTTCATTTATCTTGATGCCTCTTGAACTGTTTCCCTTAAGAGAACTCAACGGGTCTTCAAGCGAAGCCATAAAATTGTGAGAATCACTGCTGCTAGCATCAAGGGATGACAGTTTGCTCCTCAGAGCTATATCATTTTCCAGCCAGAGCCAACTTTCAATAGCTTTCAGGCATTGAATAATTAACCAGGCAGCAGGTGATGGCAATCCACAGCACAAAGAGCTGTCTCTGCTGCTTAAATTGGATACAGAACTCTCCTGGGAGACCCTCCCAACTTTTGCATGCCGCTGATTTTCAGCATTTTCCACCCCTTTTATCGCAGTGGAGCAAACTGTCACATCAGTTGATTCATGTTGATCAGGAGGAGAAAATGATCCCCTCATCATAAGATTCTGGACAATTCCAAGATAGTTCCCCAGCACAAACGGCGCAGATAGATGCTCATTCTCATCTTCAGCATGAATACTTGTCACTCTCTTCTGAGGATCCATTCCTTGCACAAGTGATAAGAGCTTAATCCATGACCTAGTTAGATCAGGCCTCTCATAAGCAACATGCTTAGAAACCTCTTCATGACTCAACACATAGCGTGTATCACCCAGTAATCGGATAGAAGCAGCAAATAAATTCCCCCATTTGTTTGTCTGCAAATAACAAAGTGAAAAAGGGTATAAGAAAGTAAAGTTGCACTCTACAAGTCACAATGCATTAAGTTGACAGATAAAATGACAGTGTAGTCAATCTGTCTTATTATGAATATTTTTCCAACCCAATGCCACATCTCAAAACAGAAACCAACAAGGGTCTGGTCCTCAAATGTTTATGATTCATCCAATTAATTCATTCCCAGTTATCTGAGTGGCTATGCTATTTATTAAGCTAGAAATAAGCACGACAGATGCATAACTAAAATAATCTTTAGTCAGCCTAAAATTTACAAACAACTCAGAATATGCCAACATACCAGAAGCTGGTTCACATGAGCATTAAATTCTTTGAGCCATAAAAAACAGAAACAAAAGCATACCTGTAAACGACCATCCTCACCGATGCAAGAGAGAAACAGATCTGTCAAGCATCCAAGGAGGACACCCAACAAATCAACCTCGCGCACAAACCTTGGAGTCAATGTAGGCACAGTGAATATTTGCACAGAAAAAGTTGTCATCAGTGGATAGTCTTCCAGTAGTGAATCATTACAGCCTTTAATAACTTCCTCAAATGTGATAGGGTAGTAGCGTATGAAAACCTTGGCAAACTCATACTTAAAAGCAGGGTCAATGATAAGCTTCAATAGAAACTCGTGCAATTTTCTGGCAACCTTCTTGTCAAGAAACCTGTCTGACCTTATTAATGCATCTAACATATCAGGGAACTCACGGATCCTTAGGGACAGAAAACTAAGAAGGTTTTCACTGCGTGTGCAGAACTCAAGCAGCATGCTAGAGATAGAAGTTGTCAACTCTTCAGCAATCCTCTTGCACGAGCTACTATCAGCACCCTTTGCATGGGGTGGTTCCAGCAGGCATAGCGCCTCCTTCCAGAACTGCAAGAGGACATCCAGAACAGGTCCTACAGGACGCGCAAGCTCCTCTGGAAGAGGCTTGATCTGCTCAGCCCCCTTGTGCTTTGAGCAGAAGCCCTCACGCTTCCAAGCAGTTGCATCTCCACAGTCACAACATCCACCCCCTGTGTACATGATAGAGTAATCATGATCCTTGTGATTGCCATTCTGGAAGCACGGGACACAAATTGCACATGTGGGGTCACTCTCGCAAGTCCGGCAGCGATAAGCAACATCATTGTTCCCCCAAACAGACCCACAGACAGCACGCTCCCCTGCATTGGAACGCTCCAGGTCATCAAGCATCGCTCCTGGTTCATTTTTGAACATCAACCATTGCAGCCAAGACAAACTCTCACTGTATGCATCTCCATTCATGCTGCTGTTTGCGTCCTTCTTTGAGGCCTTCCAGGCCTCTGAAATGTCAGTACCTGCTGACAAGATGTGCCTCACAATATCAGGTATCTGCTCCTTGTGCTCCTCCACATACCGGACTAGGCCTTCTTGGTGCTCTTGCAGCTGTTCTTCAGGTACTCCATAGAGAATGAGCTTCTGCAAGGAGAGGGCAATGTTGTGCATCAGCAAATTTCTAAAAAGCCCTGATGAATAGTTTAAATTAATTATGAAGCGAAGCTCATATCATTGCAACCATATAGCAGATTCTGTTCAACATAGTTAAAGAAGACGCCTAGTTCTGAAGAATCTCTCATCCTTATCTTATAAATCAAAAGAAAAAAATTGGCAAATTCTTATATGAAGTAGTATAAGAAGGAATATAACACCAAAGTGGCATCTGTAAGTCCAGCAACATTATTGATTCCAATTCCGCGCCCCTAGCATGAAAAAACAGTACCTACCCCCCAAACTCCCTCCGCCGCTAGTTTCTATCACAGCAAACACACATTCATCACGCCAGCAAAGCGAATGGCAACAGGCAAGGCAAGCAACCAACTGACAGCAACAAGTCCCGCGGCCCATGAAccgcaaaaaataaaaataaaaataaaaaataaataaaattccCAATCCCAAATCACCCGCCGCCACGGGACCAAAATACCAAAGCAGCACACGGCCGGCAACCACATCGGCGCTACGCCAGACCGGCACGGGGTCGCGGGGAAGAAGGATCACGGGTAGACACTTTGGCCAGCGAGGAGAACGCAGCGCACCTGCTCGATACGCTGCTGCGGCGACaactccggcggcggcgcggcggccgccccctcgccggcgtcgaTCCCGGCCATGGCGCGCAGCCAGTGGGCGCAGCTCCAGTGGCCCGATCGCCCGCCCCCGCGCCCCAGCCTCGCCGAATCAGCCGACCGAGCGAGCCGCGAAATCCGCCTCCGCCCGCCAAAACCACCACCGGAAATCACACGGCGCGGCGCAGATCCCGCGGCGCTAACCCCCACACGGAGGCCTCGAGCAGTTCGGCAATCTCCTCTTCCGGCGATCTCTCGAGGGGCGAGCAGACCAGAGGAAGAAATCCTCAACCCTAACCAGAACGGGGTTCGGGTtgttctctcttcttcttttttgtccTTTTTTTATGGTGGTGTTGCCCTCGGACCCCTTTTTGCGTGATGGGGTGGAGCAGGATAATGGCGAATGGCATCTCCGTGGCGGAATGGCGAATCGAGGGTTCGAGGCGAGGGCGAGGAGGTTAGTTCGGTCGCTGAGCAGTGGGTCCAGCAGGTGGTGTGATACGGCttcggccttgtttagttcgcgaaatttggattttggggctactgtagcaccttcgtttttatttggcaaatagtgtccaaacattgactaattaggcttaaaacgttcgtctcgcaatttcccaccaaactgtgcaattagtttttcttttcgtctacatttaatgctccatgcacgggccgcaaacattcgatgtgacagatactgtagcaacttcGTTTGGTGCGTGGTCACACTGCAGGTGGGACCCACCGCCCATGTCCTCTGGGCATCTTCGAGGGCATTTCTAAATCTCAGTATTTAAATTATCATTTGTAGAGTCATTTATATAAAAGTCGggttctatatcttttcactctccaatAATTTTTCTATTTCTCATATGCACTCTAGAGACTcgttctcgtcttctattttttttTGCTAGCAAAAAATCTAGAATAGAAGATGGTTATATTTACATGACCATTTAGAAATGCGATAGATGGTAGTTTTTCACTAAAAACGTTATTCCTCCTATTTATGAAGGATATGAAAAGTCTCTTGAGATGCTCTAACTCTGCAAGTCTGCGAGTGGGAGGTGCTGCTGTAATTTTCACCAGAAATACTTTGttcaaaaagaaaaactaattttAAAGAAAAAGATAATTTTAACTAAGAATAATTTGTCCGTGTTACAGAATTTTAGCTATAGAAAGGAAAAAAGACACCCATAAAGTTATCTGTAGAGTTGCGAAGGTGGGAAAAGACCCGTACTTTAACCAAAGTTTTTGTCTGTTCGAATTTCTCAAACCGAAAGTCACGAACAATTGTGAGGAGCTCTTGTATAACTATTGGAAAAATCATGTCCTTGCAAAAATAAAATACAAATCTTTAAAAGGATAAAGTGTGCAAAATTTTACGTAACTGAATTTTGGCATAAACCATTTTAGTGGTATTGTATCAAACGTAATAGGCAGGCTTGAAAAGATCTGAAAAATAATTACTTTCATGATGAAATAAATTATTTGATGTTAATTGGGTGGAGGTCTTGTAACTTTCCTCAAAATGCATGTGTCTTCGCAAAGAAATTGCATGTGGCAAAATCTAAAAACAGCATAAACGATAGAGTTCTACGTAACTGGATTTTGGCTGAAGATGTGTTGCCGTATCATATGAAACATATGAGTAGGAAACCTCGAAAAGATCCGAAACACTCTTCTGGTTAGGGAGAGACTAGTGTCCGGACGCTTGTCCTTGCTGCCCGCCTATTTTCAATAATGATATCCCCGAGGCATCTATAGATGCAGCTTGTTGCTCCGCACATGCTACATGTCCATGGATGTAGCTTTGTGCCCCGCTTTCCTCATGCTCCGCGCCTACTGCCAGTCCATGGATGCAGCTTCGTGCTCCGCGCTGCTGCCACGCCCATCGATGCCACTTTGTGCTCCGCGCCTGCTGTCACGCCCACTTCCCTTCCCGCGCGCATGCGGGGACCTCTACGTCCAAGGGGACCACCTTCGCCTGCGTCCTTGCCGTGCCTGCTCATGAAACactgcaacatacgtccgaaacagatgaaacatttacaacattcgcttgtaacatatgtgtatggcactgcaacatatgcaacatccagataaaacatttgcaacatacgtttaaaatagctaaaacatttgaaacatacacttgcaatatgcgtgtatagccagtgcaacatatgcaacattcagataaaacacttacaacatacatttgaaacagctgaaacatacgcttgcaacatacatgtgtagtcattgcaacatatgcaacaccatatctacttttgcaacatttagatgaaacatatgcaacatgcatatgaaacgcataaaacatacggttgcaacatgtgctcatctacttgctgCCCCCAATGAAAGCTTGTTGACGCAAGCTTGATGCCGGCACGGAGCTCGATGCCACGGCGCGAGGGTTGGACCTCGACTGTGCGCAGCGCGAGTTTGGGCGGGAGGCGCAAGGTGCGGCGGAGCACAGCATGAGGCGCGAGCGACGCGAGGCAAAAGCAGCGCACGGCATGAGGAGCGAGGTGTGGGTGGGGCGCGCAAGGCTCGAGGCCACGGGGCGCGCGAAGCGTGGGGGCAGGTTGGTCCATCCCGTTCGGCCAGACCGATGCTTGGTAGAGAGCATTACCGTTCTTGTTATTTTGGTTTACAAAACCACACAAGCAACTCGGAGGTGCTCTTATAATTTTATTAGAAAATATAGCTGTGTcctcaagaaaaaaaaatatgtgtAACATAATCTTAAAAAACCTACAGGCATAACCAATTTTGTCGATATTGGATCAAACATATCCATAGGCAAGCTTTGAAAAGATCCCAAACATGAGTGTTTTCACCAAAAAAATTTGTTTGTTCGATAACCAATGTTATTTTGGTTTGTAAAACCGAAAGGCGTGAGCAGTTGGAGGCTATCCTGTAACTTTCCATGAAAGTGCATGCGGTGCTCGCAAAAAAATGCATGTAACAGAATCTTGAAAACGATAAACTATGGAAATTCTACATAATTGAATTTTGGCAAAAACCCATTTTACTGGCATTGTATGAAAAGCGCATCAGTAGACAAGCTTGAAAATATCCGAAACAGGATTACTTGAACCAAAATTTTTGTATGTTCGGAACCGATGTTATTAGCAACTTGGAGGTATTCTTATAACTTTCACTAAAATTGCACATGTCATCAGCACAAAAAATACGTCTAACATAAGGAAATGAAGCGATAGCCTGCAAAAAGTTGTCATAGCTGAACTTTGGTGGAATTTATTTTGCGGACACTGTATCGAACAGACTACTAAATAGGTAAGTTTGGCAACTTAGATTAGTTATCAAATAATGCTCTATATTTTAAGACCGATATAAAAAAATTACTGATTAATTTTCACCTCCGCATGCAAAAAGCACGGCGAGTTGCAAAAAAATGACAAGAAACCAATTAGCGGCTTTAACATGTCTGCGCTCAATGAACAAACAGGACTATTTCTACAAAGTTCGATATCATTGTGCGATGTATTTTGATATAGGTGTTTTTCAGcacgttcgctggttggtttctaggctaatAAGCCCAGCTGGTACTGATTTCTTGTGAaaggaaaatattgtatc
Coding sequences within:
- the LOC136449589 gene encoding E3 ubiquitin-protein ligase PRT6-like encodes the protein MAGIDAGEGAAAAPPPELSPQQRIEQKLILYGVPEEQLQEHQEGLVRYVEEHKEQIPDIVRHILSAGTDISEAWKASKKDANSSMNGDAYSESLSWLQWLMFKNEPGAMLDDLERSNAGERAVCGSVWGNNDVAYRCRTCESDPTCAICVPCFQNGNHKDHDYSIMYTGGGCCDCGDATAWKREGFCSKHKGAEQIKPLPEELARPVGPVLDVLLQFWKEALCLLEPPHAKGADSSSCKRIAEELTTSISSMLLEFCTRSENLLSFLSLRIREFPDMLDALIRSDRFLDKKVARKLHEFLLKLIIDPAFKYEFAKVFIRYYPITFEEVIKGCNDSLLEDYPLMTTFSVQIFTVPTLTPRFVREVDLLGVLLGCLTDLFLSCIGEDGRLQTNKWGNLFAASIRLLGDTRYVLSHEEVSKHVAYERPDLTRSWIKLLSLVQGMDPQKRVTSIHAEDENEHLSAPFVLGNYLGIVQNLMMRGSFSPPDQHESTDVTVCSTAIKGVENAENQRHAKVGRVSQESSVSNLSSRDSSLCCGLPSPAAWLIIQCLKAIESWLWLENDIALRSKLSSLDASSSDSHNFMASLEDPLSSLKGNSSRGIKINEGSQTDCTADYYEASSSPVQGQGNRMQIDQEGMSPVSNSTGKGKMHDSSNTTDVQLHPEDAVTYTLTDGSILYAHPDSRIEELGILNTREWPHVVFDVSSQETSFHIPLHRMLSLLLRKAMKKCFGEDGHSDVQSNEFFSQILRGCEPYGFASIVMEHPLRVRVFCAQVRAGMWRKNGDAAILSAEWYRSVQWIEQGLESDLFLLQCCAALSSPEFFVRTIQERFGLSSYTDLGLAEQNEFESVLMQEMLTFLIQLVKERRFCGLSTADNLRRELIYKLAIGDATHSQIVKYLPLDLASSDQLQNVLDSLAAYSNPSGMKQGKYVLRKSCWKELDLYHPRWNSRELQIAEERYYRFCKISALNAQLPRWTHVFNPLRSISNIATSKAVLQIVRAVLFYAVYSDASSASRAPDNVLVTGLHLLWLALDICETERQIHAGQYGMDVVQHDDESWVVLSSAEEAFPILTYSTELVSPVSDKVKKESMLTLLVSLMHKYKEENDATFSGSKYCNIPSLIEILLKKFAKLSKECMVTLRQMAPHIVPSTPDHTSTKESLGSSSDFMEKKAKARQHQAAIMAKMRAEQSKFAESMKSSENEGHDVTMLETDVSSSTGVVSEESLPVCSLCRDSDSKSPLCYLILLQKSRLATFVEMGNPSWENPAQVNKTVSVKREDSTDSSVSGSSTSEELVNDTTVEPTFDIDNMEVDAFLDFSNEQHPLIRYISSFPTGHSNSNADENVSLEAIEADIYSSILNDLFGSSNAHIQDSDQMLPSNTSNITVDTKRTRRPKRSVLGTYVSCLSAKHRHSSLYDVASKSSASVTTRNRFGPVDCDGIHISSCGHAVHQECHDRYLFSLKQRYVRRLGFEGGHIVDPDLGELLCPVCRRFANSILPASPDFSGKTSRMVRPFVQTLTPQVVTPTSDVNRNCLQFPRALSLLESAGKIVGESKFLKAISGKLNETTNPALDPCIRRLAMLYYPRSHSSFSPSKRLNPSLFLWDTLRYSLVSTEIASRGRMSSHSAESKSCLESLRGELNSSSGFILSLLFHAAHSARNLNRLEVLLRFEGIQLLAGSICSCISGYKDILNATKQKGSLPSMVDPASEGGLFPDIQFWKQCADPVLAQDPFSSLMSALFCLPVQFLSSAEFFIPFVHLFYVVCAIQALITCYGEETFDQSNFNDCLLNDVCKTMSGYDIAREYFVSKYIDPSCHPKDMVRRLTYPYLRRCALLWELLRSSATSPLYDGSNIWEGSHLYLSNSTQDGSSSLAMKLNGLRELEDLFQIQSLDLILQDESVHMLALKWSQHFCEDYNPRKYRGTLFSTPAVPFRLMQLPDVYQVLLERYVKMQCPDCGSVPDEPALCLLCGQLCSPSWKPCCRTGKCQNHALQCGAGIGIFLLVRKTTILLQRSARLAFWPSLYLDAFGEEDHEMQRGKPLYLSQERYTALTYLVASHSLDRTSEVLRQTTISFYD